From the genome of bacterium:
ACTATTTGATTCAGTCCTTACAGATACAGAAAAACTACAACTAATCCCCACTATAACCATACCCAAAAAAGAGGTGGGAACCCTAAACTTGGACACAGTAAATATCCTTAGGGTAACAGAAAGGGTAGTTGAAGGGAAGGTAGAAAAAGAGTATTCACTACTTCCGGCTCATCTTGATAACTCAGGCAACCTCACCACAAAAGATATATATCTACCTACCCAGCTTCTTAAAGAAGAAGCTCTCCCTGCCAACAGAAAGTCGGGTATTCCTCCTATAAGTATAACCTACTCGGTTTTAACCTTTCAGGGGACAATAAATTGGCAACGTGAGTGTAGATTAATCCGTACCGTCCCGGATATCGAATCGGAAGAAAAGAGAAAACTTTTCATACATCTTACAGAAGAAGAGAAGGAGTGGGAACTTAAAAAGCCCATAAAAAATGTAGTGGTACTTGTGCATGGACATAACGAAGCAGAAAAGACAGGACTTGCAGGCCAGTTTAAACTTAACGCTCCGATACCCTGGGGAGTTGACTACAAGGTAGATGTCTGGAAAGAGTTATACGAGGTCTTTATCAAGGAATACTTTGACTTCAACTCCTGTACCGTCTTCTACGAGTTTATATACCCTACCTGGCGCCCTATTTTTAACCATTTGGATAACGAGCTGGTAAAATCAATAACAGAAGAACTGCAGACCCAGCTTAACCTTAACAGGGAAGAGAAAGACGCTATCCCTTTCAACCTGTTTATTGTTGCCCACTCTATGGGCGGAGTTGTTTCAAGAGCAGGTATCGTCAAATTTCCTGAGGAACTTGAGGAGAGGTTCCAACAATTTATATCCTGGGGTAGCCCACATAAAGGCGCAGCAATGTACTCTTTAAGATACCAGCTTACAAGCCCCGCCTATAAAGCGAAGACCCTGACCGGTTCAATTGTCAGTTCAGCTATGGCAGCTTACGTATCAAGAACAGTCATAGATGCTCCCGGAATACTTGATTTAAGGTGGGAAAACGGAACGGGCTCAAGCAAACGCCACTTAAAACTTGACGACTACTTTGATATTAAAGAAGAGTATAGGGCACAGGATAATATTTACAACCTAAGAACCGGCTCTTTAATATATAACAAACGCCTTGAACAATTGAATACTTCAGACAACAGAGGCGGTAAATATACCTTTATGTACGGCATAACTGAACAAGGAGTCCCTCTTAAAGAGATAGACGATATGGGGGTAGGTGAACTGAAAGATACACTCCAATCTGGTGAGATATCTATAGGCGCTACCATAAACAGATTCCTTGTTGACAAGGGTTCATCAACCTATTTGGGTTTTATGGAATCAGATAGCGACGGCGCAGTACCAATAACAAGTATGACAGGGCTCGGGTTAAACCCTTCACAATCATATTCTTTAGGTAAAGGGGTTGACCACGAATCCTACTATAGGTCGGACTCAACAATAACAGCAGAAAAAACTTTTGAACTACTCGGCTTTAAGACCAACCCGTTATACGACCCACCAGAAATCACCTTTACCAATCTGGTTGAAGACCAACTTCCAATTCCAGATATAAACGGAAAGATAACCATTGAAGGTAAACTTGATTGGAAATCCCCGAGAAATCTCACAAAAGGAGTAAAAGATATAAAACTCTATAAATATACCTACGAACACGATATTTCCAACGGGTTCAACTGGGAAGGCCAGGAAGTACCAGATATCTTACAGGAAGATTGGAGTATAGATGAAGACGGCACCTTTGCTGTTATGTGTAGTATTTCCGAGCCAAGAAAAGTGTATGCCATAAAAACATCTATAATTTTTAAGGACGATACAGAAATTCAGGAGATATATATGTTGGGTTCCCCTGAAGAGAACGAAACAATTGCAAGCGGAGAGACGGTAAACTGGTCACTTACTGGTCTTGGTAAAACTTTTGGTATAGGAGAAAGTAGAACTGGTGTATTCCACTTTGTAAACTATATCTATGAAGAACCAAAAGAAGGTGAGATGCCAGCAGTCAATTTAGCCGTAAAAATAAGCCCTTCCTTAAAAGGTGAAAGTAAAAATTATCTCATCGAATCTCAAAAAAGAAACGCCTCGGGTAGCGTTATACTGGAAGCGGACAATGTGACAATTGATTGGGAAAAAGGTGAGCAGGAGCCGGCGGACCTCTCACTTATGGAAGTAGAGTTATCAACTATTTATGAGAATAAAAACGAGTTTTCAGTAGTATATATTCTTGCAAATTATATAGAGGATGAATTTAGTAGATCCTCTGAACTGCAAAAAGTGGTATATATATCACTAACTCCTTACGTAATGAGGACAAGAGAAGAACTACTACCACCATACCACCGCCCCCCACCAGACTAACCCTCTCTTTTACCCGCCCACACTCTCCTCTCCCATTGGGGGAGAGGATGCAAGGTGAGGGGGGCTTTTGTTCTTTACGTTTTTGCCTTTGTCCCTTAACCCACGTCAGAGTAAGCACAACATAAAAGACGAGATTTCGGAACAAGTCCCTCGGGAGTACTCGGGATAAATCCGGAATGGTAAAATAGAGTATTTTCCCCCTATATATTTCTTGGCAAATGGTAGTTTGTAAGATGATTATGCTACTTCATAATTTGCCCATACAAATATATTGAAAGACCTCAGTATTAAATCTTTAAAAATATTACAATATATGGTATAATATATGTTAAACCACTTATAATAAGGGGAATAACTTATAATATATGTTAAATAAAGAAAAATTAAACGAAGTTTTCATGCTTTTAAATAATCGGCTTGAGTTAGCTGATGCTGAGCCTATAAGTATAGTAATTTGCGGAGGTTCTGCCTTAATCTTTATTGATGCTGTTCAAAGAATAACAAGGGATGTGGATATATTAGGCATTATAGAAGGTAAAAAGATTATTGATCCAGATCCAATGCCTTCACATCTCAAAGAGGCAGCTTCACAGATAGCGGCAGATCTGGGAATAGATGAAAATTGGTTAAATACTGCTCCTAAAGATATACTAAAATACGGATTGCCAAAAGGTTGTATAAATCGTTTACGGGAAAAAAAATATGGCAGAATGTTAACAGTATATTTTGTTAGTAGATTTGATCAGATACATTTCAAGGTATATGCATCGGTAGATTCAGGACCTGGACGACACGTTGAAGATTTGCTTGCTCTCAAACCTACAGAAGAGGAAATAGAAAAAGCGGCAAGGTGGGCAATGACACACGATACATCAGAAAATTTTAAAATATTGTTACAAGATATGCTTAGGAAATTAAAATATGAAAGAGTTGCTGAAAGAATTTAGAGATAGTTATTTAGAGCTTTTGTTATCTTTTGTCTGGAAGCAGTGGTTTTCTCTGGGAGTTGCTGGTTATAGTTGCAACGATGACAACTGGTATATTGACCCTGAAGCTTTATTAATCTTCAGTTTACATATAGGAAGATATGAAGCAAGGTTGTTTGATGAAATTTTGAATTGGTTAAGCACTAATGGACATCTTATAAACATTCAAAGGTTGAAGACAATATTAAAAAAAGAGAGATTTTTGGGTAGTAGAGTAATCCCTGTGGTAGCCGAGATTCTGGCTGAAAAAACAAAAGGTAAAAAATGGAAATATTTTATTGAAAGTTTTCCTGTGCAAAATACATGTGAAAACCTTTTTTTACAGAAGAACGGACAACCGATTGAAATGTTTGGAGAACCAGAACCCATTTTTCAAAAATATGGCTTTTCCCGGGGAAAAATCCAATTTAGAACGCATACCCAACCTGTTCGCATAATAAAAAACACTGGTTTACTATTCAAGTTGAGAGGATTATTTGGTATAAACGCTCGGTCAGAGATTTTTCTTTATTTGTTAGTTAATGAAAGCGGGCACCCCAGCTTGATTGCCAGAGAAATCTATTATGCCCAAAAGACCGTACAGGATATACTTGTAGAAATGACTAATTCAGATATCACTCATATAATGTCCGTAGGCAGAGAAAAACATTATCACTTAAAAAAAGATGAATGGCTAAATATTCTTACTTATGGGAATAAAAATATTCTTTGGGTTAATTGGCCACGTTTTTTTAATGCCCTTGAAAATATCTGGATAAAACTGGATGAGAAAAAATTTCATACATTGGACTCGTTAACCCAATCCTCAGAGTTGAGAATTCTTATGAAGTCAGCTAAAAAACAGATTGAATCATCTGGATTTGGAGGGACCCTCTCTAATGAATCTCTTTATTTAGGTACAGAATATATTGAAGTATTTATTTCAGATATCAAAAACTTGTTGAGAAAAAACGAAAAAGCCCACTAATGATAGATTCTTAACTCGTTTCATAATCTCTTTTTTCCCCTTCCCCCCGCCTACACTCTCCTTTTGGGAGATGCAATCCACCTACATTCTCCTCTCCCCAAGGGGATAGGAGAGTGAAGGTGAGGGGGGGGGGTCTTTGCCATTCCGGCCTTGATCCGGAATCTCGCTTTTTCTCTCCCCCTGTATTGACATCCTATACATAAAATATTACAATAATAATACAATATAGTAATACAGTAATACGTTAGGTTCTGGTTGTGTCAAAAAAGAGATGAAATAAAGTTTCATTATTGTTTTCTCCTTCCCTTTTGTCTTTGCGAGTCTTTCTTAACGTGGCAATCTCGCCTTTAGGCGGAAAAAAAGGTGAGGGGGGATAATGATAAAAGGAGGATATATGGGAATAGTTAAAATAAGAGAAAAATATCAAGTAACAATACCCGAAGACGTCAGAACTAAAATTGCTTGCGAGGTGGGCGAGTACGTTAAAGTTGAAGCTCAGGGCTCAAAGATTGTTATTACACCTTTGGTTGTAGAAGAAAAATTTTCCAAACAAGATATAACCGATTTAGAAAAGGTGTTAAAAAAACAAGCAAAAGGTAAGGAAATGAAGTCAGAAGAATATAAAAAACGGCTAAAAACACTATAATGAGATACATAGAATTAAACTCTTTTGAAAAGAGTTTTAAGAAACTACCTGAAAAAGAAAAAAAACAGGTTAAAAAAGCCCTTTTACAGTTAGTAGATGCTTTTGAAAAACAATTAATTCCATCTGGAATGGGCTTAAAAAAACTTACAAATTCTTTATGGGAACTGAGAGTTGGTTTAAAACTTAGGGTAATATTTATTTTGAAACAGGATATAGTAGAACTGGGTTTTGTAGGCACCCATAAAGATATACTTAAATTCATAAAAGGCAGCAAAAGATGAGATTGTTTAAAAGCGTTTTTTTGTTAAATGTTTTCTAATCTCTTATCAATTTTGAAAACTAACCATTAACTATAAATTTTTATTATAGGACAATATGAAACAATGTGGTAAACTGTATTATAAAGATATCTTTTAATATAGAGGGATACAAAAAAGTGAATTCTTTAAATTTAAATGAAAAAAGAAAACTTTTGCGAATATTATGCCCATAGTTTGAAAAATCAACCATCTAAAGAATGGCATAAACTTGATGAACATTTGAAAAGTGTTGCTAAAAAAGCTGAAGAGTTTGCTAATTTTTTCAGTTCAGGCGATTGGGCATATTTAGCTGGGTTGTGGCACGATTTAGGTAAGTACCTCACTGAATGGCAAGATTATTTAAAGAGGGCTACTTCTCAAGAAGATATTGTTAGACCATCAGTAAATCACAGCACTGTCGGTGCTGTTGTATCTTTGAGCAAATTTAAGCAATTTCCAGCCGGTAAAATATTGTCTTATATTGTAGCAGGTCACCACACAGGTCTTCCCGATTGGTATCAAGATGTTTCAGGCAGAGGTCTTGTTAATAGAGTTTTTCAAAATAATACTCTTGACCTAAGAGAACTACAACAGATAGAAAAAATATCAGAAGTAAAAGAAAAAATAGAAGTTTCTCTCCCACAGTCAGCCCCACTTAAAATCTCAAATCAAGAAGAACGTAATGGTTATAGCGAACACTTCCATTTATGGATACGTATGCTTTTTTCCTGTCTTGTTGATGCCGATTTTCTTGATACAGAATCTTTTATGTCTCCTCAACAGGCACAAGAGAGAGGGCACTATCCTTCATTAAAGGAACTATCTGATAGATTTAACAGTTTTATGGAGAGAAAATTAAAAAATGTCCTTGATACCCCTATAAACCGTAGTCGGAAAAATATTTATAATCAGTGCAAAGAGAAAGGAAACTTACCGTCCGGTATATACTCCCTAACTGTTCCGACAGGAGGAGGGAAAACATTATCTTCTATGGCATTCGCTCTTACTCACGCCATTAAATACAAGAAAAAACGTATAATTGTTGCTATCCCCTATACAAGCATTATTGAGCAGAACGCAAAAGTTTATAAATATGGTACTGATGACGAAAAAGAGATAAAAGAAGCTAAAAAACAGAAAAACTTTTTATTTGGCGAAGATGCTGTTTTAGAGCACCATAGCAACATAGATCCAGACAAAGAAACTTATCAAAATAAATTGGCTATGGAAAATTGGGACGCACCTATTATTGTTACAACAAATGTTCAATTATTTGAATCTTTGCTTGCCAGCAAGACGTCTTTATGCAGAAAACTTCATAATATTTCAAATAGTGTTATTATCCTTGATGAAGCCCAAATGCTTCCACCTGAATATCTCAAACCCATACTATCTGTTTTGCAGGGATTGGTCAACCATTTTGGAGTTACCCTTATAATTTGCACAGCTACGCAGCCCGTATTTGTTGGGAATATAGGGAGGAGGCAGGCACGCTTTGAAGGATTAAAAGATGTTAAAGAAATAATGGAAAACCACAATGAATTAGACGAAGTTTTTCATAGAGTAAAAATTTCTATTCCTGATGATTTAACAGAACGTAAAGAATGGAAAGATATAGCAGAAGAACTTACAGAATATAAACAGGTTCTTTGTGTTGTCAACACTCGACAAGATTGCGGAGATTTACATTCTTTAATGCCTATAGAAACGGTACATCTATCGGCAAATATGTGTGGTGAAGAGCGGAGTGAAGTTATCTTTGATGTTAAAAGCAGATTGAAAGAGGGTAAAGAAATCAGAGTAATCAGTACTCAACTTGTGGAAGCAGGGGTAGATATAGATTTTCCTGTTGTATATAGAGCGTTAACAGGAATAGATTCTATTGCTCAATCTGCAGGAAGGTGTAATAGAGAAGGAAAACTCAACCTTAAAAACCAATTAGGGCAAGTGCTCGTTTTCCAGCCACCAAAATCTTCTCCTGTTGGCTTGCTCAGGAAAGGAGAAGATGCTACAAAAAGTGTTTTTAATATGGGATTAGAAAATTGGAATACTGAATTATACTCTAAATATTTTAAGTTCTTTTATTCAAGTATCAATAATTTTGATAAACCAAAATTTTATGACCGGCTTATACGTGAAAATAACGAATTTAATTTTCAATTCCGAACTTTTGCTCAAGATGTTAAATTGATAGATGATACAACTCATAAAGGAATTATTGTCTGGTATAAAGGAAGAGAGAGGGGTAGTTTTGAGTTGATAGAATATTTGGGAAAAAACGGTCCCAACTTTAAACTGATAAGACAATTACAGAGATTTGTTGTAAACGTGCCATTAAGACTTTTTGATCAACTGGCAAGAGAAGAATATATTGAAGAAATTCACGGTTATTGGGTTCAAAAATGCGATGGTCTTTATAAACCGGGCATAGGATTACTAAGTGATACCACTAAATGGAATAAAGAGTTGTTTATAGTATAAGAATAAAATGGAGGTGGGTATGAATAAAAATTTTTATAACAAAACTTTTACTTTAGAAATATGGGGAGATTATGCATGTTTTACTCGACCCGAAATGAAAGTGGAGCGAGTAAGTTATGATATTATTACCCCATCAGCAGCTCGTGCTATTTTTGAGGCGATTTTTTGGAAACCGGCTATCAGGTGGAATATAAAAAAAATTGAAGTTTTAGCTCCCATTAAATGGATTTCCGTAAAACGTAATGAGGTTGGTGCACTTATGAGCACTAATTCTAAAGGAATTTTTATAGAAGATAATAGACAACAAAAATCTGGGCTTTTTTTACGAGATGTTAAATATAAAATTTATGCTGAATTGGAGTTTATTCCAGTTGTTCAAAGACCTGAAGTAAAAAATCCTGTGCCTTCCTACTTATCTGATGCTGAAGCAAAAAATGGAAATGAAACCAATGAACCAAGAAAGGATGAAAATCCGGGGAAATATAATGCCATATTTGAAAGACGAGCAAAAAGAGGACAATGTTTTAATCGTCCATATTTGGGATGCAGAGAATTTTCTTGTATGTTTAGGTTAATTGATGAAAATGAAGAAGCAAAAACTCAACCTATAAATGAAACACGTGATTTAGGGTTTATGCTATATGATATTGATTTTACTAATAAAAATTCTCCTAATATACTGTTTTACAGAGCAAAAATGGAAAACGGAGTAATTGTTGTTCCTGATAGGGATAGCAAGGAGGTGTTAAAATGATTTTACAATCTTTATATGACTATTACCAACGTAATAAAGATAATTTGCCCACAGAAGGTTTTCAATTTCAAGAAATAAAATTTGTAATTGAAATTGATAAAGAAGGTAACTTTCTTAATTTGAGAGATACCAGAGAAGGTAAAAAAGGAACTATCTATATTTTGCCTATAAAAGAAATTCGAACTAGTTCTATGAAGACAAATCTGCTGTGGGACCATTATGGCTATATATTAGCTCACCCAAAAGATTCTTCCGAAAAAATGATTGAAATGGCAAAAAAGCAACAAAAAACCTTTATAGATAGAATAAAAAACCTCCCTGACAATATTAAAAAAGATGAAGGAGTTAATGCAGTAATACTTTTTTTTGAAAAAGGAAATTGGGAGGAGGTTAAAAACCACTCAAATTGGGAAGATTGTGCAAAAAACAAGGGCTGTAATTTATCTTTTCAACTTCTTGGAGATCATTGTCTTATACCTGAAAGAGAAACTATAAAAAATTATCAAATATCTATAGTTAATAAAGAACCAGAAACTGACGAGGAGGCAACCTCTTCGGCCATCTGTTTAATTACAGGAAATTTCGGTCCTGTAAAACGACTACATACTCCAACGCCTATAATGGGCTCAAAAAGCAATGCAATACTTGTTGGGTGCCAGCTGGATTCTGGTTTTGACTCATATTGTAAAAAACAAGCATTTAATGCCCCTGTTAGTTCTGAAGCAGAATTTGCATATACTACTGCTTTAAAATACCTTCTTAAATCAGAGCAGAACCGAATATTTATTGGTGATACAACCGTAATTTTTTGGGCACAAAAGAGATCAACTATAGAATTTGATTTGGAAGAAAATTTTAAATGGTATTTAACATCTGATAAAGATGACACAGAAAGAGGTGTAAATGCAGTAAAAAATCTTTATAAATCTATTGATACAGGGAATATATATCAAGAAGATGATAATCGTTTTTTTCTTTTAGGTCTTACGCCAAATTCTGCTCGTATAACAGTTAGATTTTGGAAGACAGGCACAGTTGCTTTTTTTGCAGAAAACATTAAACAACATTTTGATGATTTTCAAATAATACACGGTCCAGAAGAGTATGAGTATTTAGCTTTAGGACAAATTTTAAGAGCAACAGCTCTTGAAAATAAAATGGAAAAGGTTCCATCCAATCTTTCTACTTCTGTTCTTGAAAGTATTCTTGAGGGCATTCCTTATCCTGAAACATTGCTCCATCAGTGTATTCGTCGCATTCGTGCTGAACAGAAAATTACACGAACTCGTGCAGCTATTCTCAAAGCGTATATTAACAGATTTAATAGGTTCTATAAAAATCCTAAAAAGGAGGTGCTTGAAATGCTTGATGTTGAAAATAAAGAAGTTGGGTATTTGCTCGGACGACTTTTTGCTGTTCTTGAAAGAATACAGATACAATCAGTAAGTAGGGGAAGCAAGTTAAATAAAACAATAAGAGATAGATTTTGGGGAGTATACTCCACCTCTCCTAGAACAGTAATGCCTATGCTTCTTAGATTAAAAAATCATCATATAGGTAAACTTGAAGAAGGGAGTGAAAACTATTTTGAGAGTTTGATAGCAGGTATTATGGAAGGTTTTGAACCTAATAAAATACCTGCTCATCTTACTTTGGAACAACAGTCGTATCTGGCTGTGGGATATTATCATCAAAGGCAGTATTTTTATAAAAAGAAAGAGATAAAGAAAGAAGATTAACATTGTAAAGGAGAATGTTATGAATAAAAACATAGATAAAAGATATGATTTTGTATTATTTTTCGATGTTCAAGACGGAAACCCTAATGGGGACCCTGATGCCGGTAACCTGCCAAGAATTGATGCCGAAACTGGTAATGGGCTTGTTACTGACGTATGCCTTAAACGGAAGATTAGAAATTATATACAATTAACCCAAATGAGCCCTGACGGAAATCTCAAAGAAGGTTATGATATTTTTATTAAA
Proteins encoded in this window:
- the cas5c gene encoding type I-C CRISPR-associated protein Cas5c; protein product: MNKNFYNKTFTLEIWGDYACFTRPEMKVERVSYDIITPSAARAIFEAIFWKPAIRWNIKKIEVLAPIKWISVKRNEVGALMSTNSKGIFIEDNRQQKSGLFLRDVKYKIYAELEFIPVVQRPEVKNPVPSYLSDAEAKNGNETNEPRKDENPGKYNAIFERRAKRGQCFNRPYLGCREFSCMFRLIDENEEAKTQPINETRDLGFMLYDIDFTNKNSPNILFYRAKMENGVIVVPDRDSKEVLK
- the cas3 gene encoding CRISPR-associated helicase Cas3'; its protein translation is MKKENFCEYYAHSLKNQPSKEWHKLDEHLKSVAKKAEEFANFFSSGDWAYLAGLWHDLGKYLTEWQDYLKRATSQEDIVRPSVNHSTVGAVVSLSKFKQFPAGKILSYIVAGHHTGLPDWYQDVSGRGLVNRVFQNNTLDLRELQQIEKISEVKEKIEVSLPQSAPLKISNQEERNGYSEHFHLWIRMLFSCLVDADFLDTESFMSPQQAQERGHYPSLKELSDRFNSFMERKLKNVLDTPINRSRKNIYNQCKEKGNLPSGIYSLTVPTGGGKTLSSMAFALTHAIKYKKKRIIVAIPYTSIIEQNAKVYKYGTDDEKEIKEAKKQKNFLFGEDAVLEHHSNIDPDKETYQNKLAMENWDAPIIVTTNVQLFESLLASKTSLCRKLHNISNSVIILDEAQMLPPEYLKPILSVLQGLVNHFGVTLIICTATQPVFVGNIGRRQARFEGLKDVKEIMENHNELDEVFHRVKISIPDDLTERKEWKDIAEELTEYKQVLCVVNTRQDCGDLHSLMPIETVHLSANMCGEERSEVIFDVKSRLKEGKEIRVISTQLVEAGVDIDFPVVYRALTGIDSIAQSAGRCNREGKLNLKNQLGQVLVFQPPKSSPVGLLRKGEDATKSVFNMGLENWNTELYSKYFKFFYSSINNFDKPKFYDRLIRENNEFNFQFRTFAQDVKLIDDTTHKGIIVWYKGRERGSFELIEYLGKNGPNFKLIRQLQRFVVNVPLRLFDQLAREEYIEEIHGYWVQKCDGLYKPGIGLLSDTTKWNKELFIV
- the cas8c gene encoding type I-C CRISPR-associated protein Cas8c/Csd1, whose protein sequence is MILQSLYDYYQRNKDNLPTEGFQFQEIKFVIEIDKEGNFLNLRDTREGKKGTIYILPIKEIRTSSMKTNLLWDHYGYILAHPKDSSEKMIEMAKKQQKTFIDRIKNLPDNIKKDEGVNAVILFFEKGNWEEVKNHSNWEDCAKNKGCNLSFQLLGDHCLIPERETIKNYQISIVNKEPETDEEATSSAICLITGNFGPVKRLHTPTPIMGSKSNAILVGCQLDSGFDSYCKKQAFNAPVSSEAEFAYTTALKYLLKSEQNRIFIGDTTVIFWAQKRSTIEFDLEENFKWYLTSDKDDTERGVNAVKNLYKSIDTGNIYQEDDNRFFLLGLTPNSARITVRFWKTGTVAFFAENIKQHFDDFQIIHGPEEYEYLALGQILRATALENKMEKVPSNLSTSVLESILEGIPYPETLLHQCIRRIRAEQKITRTRAAILKAYINRFNRFYKNPKKEVLEMLDVENKEVGYLLGRLFAVLERIQIQSVSRGSKLNKTIRDRFWGVYSTSPRTVMPMLLRLKNHHIGKLEEGSENYFESLIAGIMEGFEPNKIPAHLTLEQQSYLAVGYYHQRQYFYKKKEIKKED
- a CDS encoding AbrB/MazE/SpoVT family DNA-binding domain-containing protein; amino-acid sequence: MIKGGYMGIVKIREKYQVTIPEDVRTKIACEVGEYVKVEAQGSKIVITPLVVEEKFSKQDITDLEKVLKKQAKGKEMKSEEYKKRLKTL